Proteins from a genomic interval of Chroococcidiopsis thermalis PCC 7203:
- the tpiA gene encoding triose-phosphate isomerase: MRKIVIAGNWKMFKTQAESQEFLLGFLPYLVETPPEREVVLCVPFTDLSIMSKNMHGTRVQLGAQNVHWEASGAYTGEISAPMLLEVGVRYVVIGHSERRQFFGETDETVNLRLKAAQSFGLTPILCVGESKQQRDAGETESLISMQLQKDLVDIDQHNLIVAYEPIWAIGTGDTCEAKEANRVIGLIRSQLSNPDVPIQYGGSVKPNNIDEIMAQPEIDGALVGGASLEPDGFARIVNYK, from the coding sequence GTGCGGAAAATAGTTATTGCTGGCAACTGGAAAATGTTCAAGACCCAGGCAGAATCCCAAGAGTTTTTACTAGGATTTTTGCCGTACCTGGTGGAAACTCCTCCAGAAAGAGAAGTGGTGTTGTGCGTTCCTTTTACGGACTTAAGCATCATGTCGAAGAATATGCACGGTACGAGAGTACAGCTAGGAGCGCAAAACGTCCATTGGGAAGCGTCAGGGGCTTATACGGGTGAAATCTCTGCTCCCATGCTGCTAGAAGTTGGCGTGCGTTATGTTGTTATTGGACATAGCGAACGACGGCAATTTTTTGGTGAAACCGATGAAACGGTAAATTTACGGCTGAAAGCAGCTCAAAGTTTCGGTCTGACCCCAATTTTATGTGTAGGTGAATCGAAGCAACAACGGGATGCGGGCGAAACTGAATCCCTGATTTCAATGCAGTTGCAAAAAGATTTAGTGGATATCGACCAGCACAACTTGATCGTTGCCTACGAACCAATTTGGGCAATTGGTACGGGAGATACTTGTGAAGCCAAGGAAGCCAATCGCGTTATCGGTTTAATTCGCAGTCAGTTGAGCAATCCTGATGTACCGATTCAATACGGTGGTTCTGTGAAACCCAACAACATCGACGAAATTATGGCACAGCCAGAAATTGATGGTGCGTTGGTTGGGGGTGCGAGTCTGGAACCTGATGGTTTTGCTCGGATTGTCAATTACAAATAG
- the folP gene encoding dihydropteroate synthase, producing the protein MVVQSSLVIRDRSFEWGKRTYIMGVLNVTPDSFSDGGEFDRPSAALEQAQRLVAAGADIIDIGGQSTRPGAIEVSVAEELERVLSVVQLLRPAISVPISVDTTRAAVARAAIASGADIVNDISGGVFDPEMLATVAKLGVPIVLMHMRGTPQTMQQLTDYEDLIGEIYQFLESRVANAIASGIDPARIIIDPGIGFAKKYHQSIEILRRLSEFRALNCPILVGASRKSFIGHILEQPDPKARVWGTAAACCGAIANGTDIVRVHDVKEMHDVCRVADVLFRSEE; encoded by the coding sequence ATGGTTGTCCAAAGTTCTTTGGTTATTCGCGATCGCTCTTTTGAGTGGGGTAAGCGTACCTATATTATGGGGGTGCTGAATGTCACGCCTGACAGTTTTAGCGATGGTGGTGAGTTCGATCGCCCTAGCGCGGCTTTGGAGCAAGCGCAGCGTCTCGTAGCAGCGGGTGCAGATATTATTGATATTGGCGGGCAGTCAACTCGTCCAGGGGCGATAGAAGTTTCTGTAGCAGAAGAATTAGAACGGGTACTATCGGTGGTGCAATTGTTGCGTCCTGCAATTTCCGTGCCGATCTCTGTAGATACGACTAGAGCGGCTGTAGCTAGGGCGGCGATCGCCTCGGGAGCGGATATAGTTAACGATATTTCTGGGGGAGTGTTTGACCCAGAAATGCTGGCTACGGTGGCAAAATTGGGTGTACCAATTGTCCTCATGCATATGCGCGGTACGCCGCAAACAATGCAACAACTGACGGATTACGAGGATTTAATTGGGGAAATCTATCAGTTTCTTGAAAGTCGCGTTGCAAATGCGATCGCTTCTGGGATCGATCCTGCTCGAATTATTATCGATCCCGGGATTGGTTTTGCTAAGAAATACCATCAAAGTATCGAAATTCTGCGTCGTTTGTCAGAATTTCGCGCTCTGAATTGTCCCATATTAGTTGGCGCATCGCGTAAAAGTTTTATCGGTCATATTTTAGAGCAACCCGACCCAAAAGCACGAGTCTGGGGGACGGCAGCGGCTTGTTGCGGGGCGATCGCTAACGGTACAGATATTGTGCGCGTCCACGATGTCAAAGAAATGCATGATGTTTGTCGTGTGGCTGATGTTTTGTTTAGGAGTGAGGAGTGA